Proteins encoded within one genomic window of Equus caballus isolate H_3958 breed thoroughbred chromosome 20, TB-T2T, whole genome shotgun sequence:
- the LOC138919462 gene encoding class I histocompatibility antigen, Gogo-B*0103 alpha chain-like isoform X1, whose translation MTLSQVSVPLVSKSVTAILGYKLLTNQSNSDSPQTRRMRLMGPPTFLLLLSGVLVLTRTWAGFHSLRYFHTVVSRPGREDLYVSVGYLDDTQFMRFDSEAASQRVEPRAPWMEQEGPQFWEEQTKIAKEHAHDSKSNLRWVLGYYNQSESGPHTFQWTSGCDVGPDGRLLRGFEQFAYDGADYITLNEDLRSWTAMDTAAQITRHEWEAGGLADHYRLFLEEDCVERLLSYLEKGKEVLQRTDSPKTHVTLHPISDREVTLRCWALGFYPAEITLTWQRDGEDLTQDTEFVETRPAGDGTFQKWAAVVVPSGEKQRYTCHVQHEGLPEPITLSWEPPPQSTILIVGVLAGLGLLGAVVAGAVIWRKKHSGGNRGSYTQSTSSDSAQSPV comes from the exons ATGACGCTGTCCCAGGTCTCAGTCCCATTGGTTTCTAAGAGCGTCACTGCGATTCTGGGTTATAAACTCCTCACCAACCAGTCGAACTCAGATTCTCCCCAGACCCGGAGGATGCGGCTCATGGGGCCCCCAaccttcctcctgctgctctcaGGGGTTCTGGTCCTGACCCGGACTTGGGCAG gctTCCACTCGCTGAGGTATTTCCACACCGTCGTGTCCCGGCCCGGCCGTGAGGACCTCTACGTCTCGGTCGGCTACTTGGATGACACGCAGTTCATGCGGTTCGACAGCGAGGCTGCGAGTCAGAGAGTGGAGCCGCGGGCGCCGTggatggagcaggaggggccaCAATTTTGGGAAGAGCAGACCAAGATTGCCAAGGAACACGCACATGATTCCAAATCGAATTTACGCTGGGTTCTGGGCTACTACAACCAGAGCGAGTCCG GGCCCCATACGTTCCAGTGGACGTCTGGCTGCGACGTAGGGCCAGATGGGCGACTCCTCCGCGGTTTTGAGCAGTTTGCCTACGACGGCGCTGACTACATCACTCTGAACGAGGACCTGCGCTCCTGGACCGCGatggacacggcagcgcagataACCCGGCACGAGTGGGAGGCGGGCGGACTTGCCGACCACTACCGGCTGTTCCTGGAGGAGGACTGCGTGGAGCGGCTCCTCAGTTAcctggagaaggggaaggaggtgcTGCAGCGGACGG ATTCCCCAAAGACGCATGTGACTCTCCACCCCATCTCTGACCGTGAGGTCACCCtgaggtgctgggccctgggcttctaCCCTGCGGAGATCACCCTGACCTGGCAGCGTGATGGGGAGGACCTGACCCAGGACACGGAGTTTGTGGAGACCAGGCCTGCAGGGGACGGGACCTTCCAGAAGTGGGCGGCTGTGGTGGTGCCTtctggagagaagcagagatacACGTGCCATGTGCAGCACGAGGGGCTGCCCGAGCCCATCACCCTGAGCTGGG agcCGCCGCCTCAGTCCACCATCCTCATTGTGGGCGTCCTTGCTGGCCTGGGTCTCCTTGGAGCTGTGGTGGCTGGAGCCGTGATCTGGAGGAAGAAGCACTCAG GTGGAAACAGAGGGAGCTACACTCAGTCTACAA GCAGTGACAGTGCCCAGAGCCCTGTCTGA
- the LOC138919462 gene encoding class I histocompatibility antigen, Gogo-B*0103 alpha chain-like isoform X2, whose protein sequence is MTLSQVSVPLVSKSVTAILGYKLLTNQSNSDSPQTRRMRLMGPPTFLLLLSGVLVLTRTWAGFHSLRYFHTVVSRPGREDLYVSVGYLDDTQFMRFDSEAASQRVEPRAPWMEQEGPQFWEEQTKIAKEHAHDSKSNLRWVLGYYNQSESGPHTFQWTSGCDVGPDGRLLRGFEQFAYDGADYITLNEDLRSWTAMDTAAQITRHEWEAGGLADHYRLFLEEDCVERLLSYLEKGKEVLQRTDSPKTHVTLHPISDREVTLRCWALGFYPAEITLTWQRDGEDLTQDTEFVETRPAGDGTFQKWAAVVVPSGEKQRYTCHVQHEGLPEPITLSWEPPPQSTILIVGVLAGLGLLGAVVAGAVIWRKKHSGGNRGSYTQSTM, encoded by the exons ATGACGCTGTCCCAGGTCTCAGTCCCATTGGTTTCTAAGAGCGTCACTGCGATTCTGGGTTATAAACTCCTCACCAACCAGTCGAACTCAGATTCTCCCCAGACCCGGAGGATGCGGCTCATGGGGCCCCCAaccttcctcctgctgctctcaGGGGTTCTGGTCCTGACCCGGACTTGGGCAG gctTCCACTCGCTGAGGTATTTCCACACCGTCGTGTCCCGGCCCGGCCGTGAGGACCTCTACGTCTCGGTCGGCTACTTGGATGACACGCAGTTCATGCGGTTCGACAGCGAGGCTGCGAGTCAGAGAGTGGAGCCGCGGGCGCCGTggatggagcaggaggggccaCAATTTTGGGAAGAGCAGACCAAGATTGCCAAGGAACACGCACATGATTCCAAATCGAATTTACGCTGGGTTCTGGGCTACTACAACCAGAGCGAGTCCG GGCCCCATACGTTCCAGTGGACGTCTGGCTGCGACGTAGGGCCAGATGGGCGACTCCTCCGCGGTTTTGAGCAGTTTGCCTACGACGGCGCTGACTACATCACTCTGAACGAGGACCTGCGCTCCTGGACCGCGatggacacggcagcgcagataACCCGGCACGAGTGGGAGGCGGGCGGACTTGCCGACCACTACCGGCTGTTCCTGGAGGAGGACTGCGTGGAGCGGCTCCTCAGTTAcctggagaaggggaaggaggtgcTGCAGCGGACGG ATTCCCCAAAGACGCATGTGACTCTCCACCCCATCTCTGACCGTGAGGTCACCCtgaggtgctgggccctgggcttctaCCCTGCGGAGATCACCCTGACCTGGCAGCGTGATGGGGAGGACCTGACCCAGGACACGGAGTTTGTGGAGACCAGGCCTGCAGGGGACGGGACCTTCCAGAAGTGGGCGGCTGTGGTGGTGCCTtctggagagaagcagagatacACGTGCCATGTGCAGCACGAGGGGCTGCCCGAGCCCATCACCCTGAGCTGGG agcCGCCGCCTCAGTCCACCATCCTCATTGTGGGCGTCCTTGCTGGCCTGGGTCTCCTTGGAGCTGTGGTGGCTGGAGCCGTGATCTGGAGGAAGAAGCACTCAG GTGGAAACAGAGGGAGCTACACTCAGTCTACAA TGTGA